The following coding sequences lie in one Candidatus Neptunochlamydia sp. REUL1 genomic window:
- the pta gene encoding phosphate acetyltransferase has protein sequence MKHTILMVPIGLGVGLTTVSIGLIHALESQGLSVNYLNPFGNQPDLDFNKIENLLSTGQEDVILEAIIGQVEQESEKDGILILQGIISTQLRPYAPNLNSAIAKALDAKVVFVTTPGGKSPLELKEQIIIEAKPYGGIENPRTIGCMINKVGAPVDQYGTARIDLFDLPEDHAEETALCQIFAHPNFKVLGCFPWNRQLMAPRVEDVVKYLDAEIISEGNMKFHRVNFFAIAAATIDHMANVLKPDVMIITPSDRSDTILATCIAYLSGIKIAGLLLSGDYAPSKKALELCTRAMQEGLPVLKVKTDTLRTAISLQNLNIKISENDLERRTALKEYVASHIDAPWLKELLGAQSERNLSPPAFRYQLIEKAKKARKQIVLPEGEEPRIIKAASICAQRKIAQPILLGNPEKIQDIAKKNGITLTPDIQILDPKPLREKYLPSLMELRKHKGITEKNAYEALQENIVVGTLMLAEGVVDGLVAGAIHTTAHTIRPALMLIKTKPDTARVSSIFFMCLPKQVLVYGDCAVNQNPTAEELADIAIQCADSAEQFGISPRVAMISYSTGASGTGADVAKVKEATELIKQKHPNLPVDGPLQYDAAYSADVAAKKAPNSPVAGKATVYVFPDLNTANTTYKAVQRSADVLSIGPMLQGLKKPVNDLSRGALVDDIVFTIAITAIQST, from the coding sequence ATGAAACATACGATCTTAATGGTTCCTATTGGTTTAGGTGTTGGGTTAACAACTGTCTCAATAGGACTAATCCATGCTTTAGAGAGTCAGGGCCTTTCTGTAAATTATCTAAACCCTTTTGGCAATCAGCCCGATCTTGACTTCAACAAGATAGAAAACCTCCTTAGCACGGGGCAAGAAGATGTCATCCTAGAAGCGATTATCGGACAAGTAGAGCAGGAATCAGAGAAAGATGGAATCCTAATCCTTCAAGGAATTATCTCAACTCAACTACGCCCCTACGCCCCAAACCTGAACAGTGCCATTGCAAAAGCTCTCGATGCGAAAGTGGTATTTGTCACAACACCCGGAGGAAAATCCCCTTTAGAGTTGAAAGAACAAATCATCATTGAAGCAAAGCCCTATGGAGGGATTGAAAACCCTCGAACGATTGGATGTATGATTAACAAGGTGGGCGCACCGGTCGACCAATATGGAACTGCACGGATTGATCTTTTTGATCTTCCTGAAGATCATGCTGAGGAAACGGCGCTATGTCAGATTTTTGCCCATCCAAATTTTAAGGTCCTTGGATGCTTTCCCTGGAATCGCCAATTGATGGCTCCCAGGGTTGAAGATGTTGTTAAATATCTTGATGCAGAAATTATCTCTGAGGGAAACATGAAATTCCATCGCGTCAATTTTTTTGCAATTGCTGCGGCAACAATCGACCATATGGCAAATGTGCTCAAACCCGACGTGATGATTATCACTCCCTCCGATCGATCTGACACTATACTAGCCACATGTATTGCATATCTTAGTGGAATAAAAATTGCTGGCCTCCTTCTGAGCGGAGATTACGCTCCATCTAAAAAGGCCCTGGAACTCTGCACGCGTGCGATGCAAGAGGGCCTTCCTGTCCTCAAAGTAAAAACCGATACGCTTCGCACCGCAATCTCTCTCCAAAATCTCAATATAAAAATCTCCGAAAACGATCTTGAAAGAAGAACCGCTCTTAAGGAGTATGTTGCTAGCCATATTGATGCACCTTGGCTAAAAGAACTCCTTGGGGCGCAATCAGAGCGCAACTTGTCCCCTCCAGCCTTCCGGTATCAACTCATCGAAAAAGCCAAAAAAGCCCGCAAGCAAATTGTCCTCCCTGAAGGAGAGGAACCTCGCATTATCAAGGCTGCTAGTATCTGCGCACAGCGGAAAATTGCGCAGCCTATTCTTCTAGGCAACCCTGAAAAAATCCAGGATATTGCCAAAAAAAATGGGATTACACTTACCCCAGATATTCAAATACTCGATCCAAAGCCCCTAAGAGAAAAATATCTCCCTTCCCTGATGGAGCTTCGAAAACACAAGGGAATCACCGAAAAAAATGCATATGAGGCCCTGCAAGAAAACATTGTTGTAGGAACCCTAATGCTTGCTGAGGGTGTTGTAGATGGCCTTGTTGCCGGAGCGATTCATACTACCGCGCATACTATCCGCCCCGCGCTCATGCTTATTAAAACAAAGCCTGATACCGCTAGAGTCTCCTCGATCTTTTTTATGTGTTTGCCAAAACAAGTATTAGTGTACGGTGATTGCGCAGTGAATCAAAACCCGACAGCAGAAGAACTTGCCGATATTGCCATTCAATGCGCCGACTCCGCAGAGCAGTTTGGAATCTCTCCGCGTGTTGCCATGATTAGCTACTCTACAGGAGCCTCAGGTACAGGCGCTGATGTCGCTAAAGTGAAAGAAGCCACAGAGTTAATAAAACAAAAGCACCCTAATCTTCCTGTTGATGGCCCATTGCAATACGATGCTGCATATAGCGCCGATGTTGCTGCAAAAAAGGCACCCAACAGCCCTGTCGCAGGAAAAGCAACTGTTTATGTTTTTCCTGATCTCAACACCGCAAACACTACATATAAAGCTGTACAACGAAGCGCAGATGTTCTTTCTATCGGTCCAATGCTTCAAGGGCTAAAGAAACCAGTCAATGATCTTTCTCGTGGCGCACTTGTCGATGACATTGTTTTCACAATCGCAATCACAGCCATACAATCTACATAA
- a CDS encoding EscJ/YscJ/HrcJ family type III secretion inner membrane ring protein, translating to MRKIIRSVLLLSLMGSFLVLFTGCDNSREVVSNVSEKEANITLVLLESKGIPAMKQAAATSGIGAEGSVSKYSIMVPEKYSIEAIAYLNQNGFPREKGTTLLELFAKQGLMTSDKEETIRYQAGLAQQLTNTILMIDGVIEANVQISFPPEDTGLGQSTEKKQITAAVYVKHQGVIDDPNIHLENKIKRLISGSVTGLDINNVTVVSDRSRFTDITLEQMPESLGGKPGEYVSVWNIVMSKNSVSRFRVLFFIITFIAVLLAIVLGWISWKFYPQLKKKGGLKELFNPIPLINTIRKKPPSEPPGEGGV from the coding sequence ATGAGAAAAATAATACGTTCTGTTCTTCTGCTTAGTTTAATGGGAAGCTTCCTTGTCTTGTTCACGGGATGTGATAATAGCCGAGAAGTTGTAAGCAATGTTAGCGAAAAAGAAGCAAATATTACCCTTGTGTTACTTGAGAGTAAAGGCATTCCAGCAATGAAGCAAGCTGCAGCAACCTCTGGTATTGGGGCGGAAGGGTCTGTTTCGAAATATTCGATTATGGTGCCTGAAAAGTATTCGATTGAAGCCATTGCCTATCTTAACCAAAACGGTTTCCCTAGAGAAAAGGGGACAACTCTGCTCGAGCTTTTTGCAAAACAGGGGCTCATGACTTCTGATAAAGAGGAAACAATTCGATATCAAGCGGGTCTAGCACAACAATTGACAAACACTATTCTAATGATTGATGGTGTCATTGAAGCTAATGTACAAATTTCTTTTCCTCCTGAAGACACAGGCCTTGGACAATCAACCGAAAAGAAACAAATCACAGCTGCCGTTTATGTGAAACATCAAGGGGTCATTGATGATCCCAATATCCATTTAGAAAACAAGATTAAACGTTTAATTTCAGGAAGTGTGACAGGCCTTGATATTAATAACGTCACAGTCGTTTCTGATCGCTCAAGATTTACAGATATCACTTTAGAGCAGATGCCTGAATCCCTTGGTGGGAAACCAGGAGAATACGTCAGCGTGTGGAACATCGTGATGAGTAAAAACTCAGTAAGTCGCTTCCGCGTCCTTTTCTTTATTATTACCTTTATCGCGGTTCTTCTCGCAATAGTACTCGGATGGATCAGCTGGAAATTTTACCCACAACTTAAAAAGAAGGGTGGGCTGAAGGAGCTCTTCAACCCTATTCCCTTAATTAATACCATCCGTAAAAAACCTCCTTCAGAACCTCCTGGAGAAGGAGGGGTGTAA
- a CDS encoding HrpE/YscL family type III secretion apparatus protein, protein MSKYFSLIYSGEITQGSDDKVIPSDEFSELLKATDVLNKAKADVKTYLENNKEECQKLLAKAEEAGFNKGLSEFNKQILYYQERVKQLEHELQKTILPLALKAAKKIVGRELELKPETIVDIVRQTLKPVTQNHHIKIFVAKQDKEALEERKKELRDILEHVQTFIIEEREDITPGGCIIETEAGIINASLENQWRALESAFETFMKRK, encoded by the coding sequence ATGAGTAAGTATTTTTCATTAATATATTCTGGTGAAATTACACAGGGATCGGACGATAAAGTGATCCCCTCGGATGAGTTTAGCGAATTGCTGAAAGCAACCGACGTCTTGAATAAAGCAAAAGCAGATGTTAAAACCTACCTCGAAAACAATAAAGAGGAGTGTCAAAAGCTTCTTGCTAAAGCGGAAGAAGCAGGGTTTAACAAAGGGCTTTCAGAATTCAATAAACAGATTCTCTATTACCAAGAGAGAGTCAAACAACTGGAGCATGAGCTTCAGAAAACGATCCTTCCTCTTGCATTAAAAGCTGCAAAGAAAATCGTGGGCCGTGAACTAGAACTTAAGCCAGAGACAATCGTCGATATTGTCAGACAAACATTAAAACCTGTCACACAAAACCACCACATTAAGATCTTTGTTGCAAAGCAAGATAAAGAAGCTTTAGAGGAAAGGAAGAAAGAACTGCGAGACATTCTCGAACACGTCCAAACATTTATCATAGAAGAACGGGAAGATATTACTCCTGGGGGTTGTATTATTGAGACGGAAGCTGGTATCATCAACGCAAGTTTGGAAAACCAGTGGCGCGCTCTTGAATCAGCCTTCGAGACGTTTATGAAACGAAAATGA
- the sctR gene encoding type III secretion system export apparatus subunit SctR, with protein sequence MIINKKFLLLIFCFLCFVAHSAYAEEEGIAGAIAKIAEQAQQGEGDAAQASDDKGGGEPNVITMMAVITLVALLPYVIILLTSFLKIVIVLSLLRNALGVQQSPPNQALTGIALLMSIYVMFPTCVAMYDAGKEYINKDAPKNLFSQSSAVYIYNIVEKTKEPLKQFLVRNMTVSHQRNFYQLAYQSMPQDFKKDLKMDDFIVLAPAYITSQLKGAFEIGVLIYLPFFVIDLVTSNILLAMGMMMLSPLTIALPLKLLLIVMTDGWTMVIHGLVQTYKQ encoded by the coding sequence ATGATAATTAATAAAAAATTTCTTCTTTTGATCTTTTGCTTCCTATGCTTTGTTGCGCACTCAGCCTATGCTGAAGAGGAAGGTATTGCAGGGGCGATTGCAAAAATTGCCGAACAAGCCCAACAAGGCGAAGGCGATGCCGCTCAAGCATCGGACGACAAAGGAGGCGGCGAACCAAATGTCATCACGATGATGGCTGTCATCACCTTAGTGGCTCTGCTTCCGTATGTTATTATCCTTTTAACTTCTTTCCTCAAAATTGTCATTGTCCTTTCTCTTCTCAGAAACGCCCTGGGTGTGCAGCAATCACCCCCAAACCAAGCTCTGACGGGGATTGCCCTATTGATGAGTATTTACGTGATGTTCCCAACCTGTGTTGCAATGTATGATGCTGGAAAAGAGTATATCAATAAAGACGCCCCAAAAAATCTCTTTTCCCAAAGCTCAGCAGTTTACATCTACAACATTGTCGAAAAAACTAAAGAACCGCTCAAACAGTTTTTAGTGCGGAATATGACCGTTAGTCACCAAAGAAATTTCTATCAACTTGCATACCAAAGCATGCCGCAAGACTTTAAGAAAGACCTAAAAATGGATGATTTTATTGTCCTTGCTCCCGCCTATATTACCTCTCAATTGAAAGGGGCATTTGAAATCGGTGTCCTGATTTACCTCCCCTTCTTTGTCATTGACCTTGTAACTTCAAACATTCTCCTTGCAATGGGAATGATGATGCTTTCTCCTTTGACGATTGCCCTTCCATTAAAACTTCTCCTAATTGTAATGACGGACGGCTGGACAATGGTCATTCACGGGTTGGTACAAACGTATAAACAGTAG
- the sctS gene encoding type III secretion system export apparatus subunit SctS has protein sequence MYESEIYQLSYQALLLILILSGPPILISMTFGLSVAIFQAATQIQEQTLSFTVKLVAVIMTLIFMGGFLSAQIMQFANNIFLNFPKWNT, from the coding sequence TTGTACGAGTCGGAAATTTATCAACTCTCCTATCAAGCCCTTCTTCTGATATTAATCCTATCAGGGCCTCCAATTTTAATTAGTATGACTTTTGGACTTTCCGTTGCGATATTCCAGGCTGCAACACAGATCCAAGAACAAACTCTCTCCTTCACTGTAAAGCTTGTTGCAGTGATTATGACTCTCATTTTTATGGGAGGCTTTTTAAGTGCCCAAATCATGCAATTTGCTAATAATATTTTCCTGAATTTCCCTAAGTGGAACACATGA
- a CDS encoding EscT/YscT/HrcT family type III secretion system export apparatus protein, with the protein MNYAELYSNLPNISIMQVLSVFFLIIMRIAPSLVLAPFFGAKLAPGIARMGLAICVATIFLPFIAVKTTGPIGFSNTYILYSLKEILVGLLLGFFITVPFYMVQTAGTIIDYLRGASIMQAQDPSMQTQTSPIGILFNYILIVIFFQIDGPFLFFDALMKSYELIPPDKLINPHFLSVKSNFWKVTFDLVNQIVTIAIQLAAPALVAILMAEMFLGIANRLAPQVQIAFLGMSIKSLLGLGLLFAAWYFILKQFTKQGYSWLELLNKLIYSMQGLNP; encoded by the coding sequence ATGAACTATGCTGAGCTCTATTCAAACCTTCCAAACATCAGCATCATGCAAGTCCTTTCCGTTTTCTTTTTGATTATCATGCGGATCGCTCCTTCCTTAGTCCTTGCTCCTTTCTTTGGAGCAAAGCTTGCTCCAGGAATTGCCAGAATGGGCCTTGCTATCTGTGTTGCAACAATCTTTCTCCCCTTTATTGCCGTAAAAACAACTGGACCAATCGGATTTAGCAACACCTACATTCTGTATTCTTTGAAGGAAATATTAGTCGGTCTCCTATTAGGATTTTTTATTACAGTCCCCTTTTACATGGTCCAAACCGCTGGTACCATTATTGACTACTTAAGGGGGGCCTCGATCATGCAAGCGCAAGATCCTTCAATGCAAACTCAAACATCTCCGATCGGAATCCTTTTTAATTACATCTTAATTGTTATCTTCTTTCAAATTGATGGACCCTTTCTCTTCTTTGATGCACTCATGAAGTCATACGAGCTTATTCCCCCTGATAAACTGATCAACCCTCACTTCCTTTCCGTGAAAAGTAATTTTTGGAAAGTAACTTTTGATCTTGTGAATCAAATTGTTACGATAGCAATTCAATTGGCAGCGCCTGCGCTTGTTGCAATTCTAATGGCCGAAATGTTCTTAGGGATAGCCAACCGACTAGCTCCCCAAGTTCAGATTGCTTTCCTTGGGATGTCGATTAAATCATTGCTTGGGCTTGGGCTTCTCTTTGCCGCTTGGTACTTCATCCTAAAACAGTTCACAAAGCAAGGCTACAGTTGGCTAGAACTTTTGAATAAACTCATCTATTCGATGCAAGGATTAAACCCTTAA
- a CDS encoding Lpg1974 family pore-forming outer membrane protein, with amino-acid sequence MKYLASFLTLCATAFCATQYEAPVVAPGSVTPPNHITPGAGPRVDHGIDTFINGDFIYWTARTDNLSYVITGAGNSITSVGKGSTKYPDWSWNPGFKAGLGLNLPHDSWDVCAEYTWYYSSASNTSDASGNGMLPTWDVANINLLIQNNDSIVQARGEWDIHFYAIDVSLGRNYFISRFLTLRPFVGFKGSWIDQDYSVRYNLETTPIDTSLKMENDQDYWGIGLRSGLKTAWHIDPSWSLYGDFALATLWSQFNVTRRDTRTDSRNPGAGNPSLNTPITSIHVEDNFHTIKGVLEFGMGLRGEWWFFENRYHFMIQAGWEEQLWINHNNFEKVLVVQADHGDLILQGLTIKLRFDF; translated from the coding sequence ATGAAATACCTCGCATCTTTTCTCACACTTTGCGCAACGGCTTTTTGCGCTACGCAGTATGAAGCTCCCGTAGTAGCTCCGGGAAGTGTTACCCCTCCAAATCATATTACACCAGGAGCAGGCCCGCGGGTTGACCATGGAATCGATACCTTTATTAATGGGGATTTTATCTATTGGACTGCGCGAACAGACAACCTTTCCTATGTTATAACGGGCGCGGGGAATAGCATCACAAGTGTTGGCAAAGGAAGCACAAAGTACCCTGACTGGAGCTGGAACCCAGGATTTAAGGCAGGGCTTGGACTTAACCTTCCTCATGACAGTTGGGACGTTTGTGCTGAATACACGTGGTACTATTCAAGCGCTTCTAATACGTCAGATGCGAGCGGAAATGGAATGCTTCCAACGTGGGATGTTGCAAACATCAATCTCTTAATTCAAAATAACGATTCGATTGTTCAAGCACGTGGAGAGTGGGACATTCACTTCTACGCCATCGATGTCAGTTTAGGTCGGAACTATTTTATCAGCCGCTTTCTAACGCTCCGCCCATTTGTAGGATTCAAAGGGAGCTGGATTGATCAAGACTACAGCGTTCGATACAACCTTGAAACAACACCCATTGATACTTCATTAAAAATGGAAAATGATCAGGACTACTGGGGCATTGGGCTTCGCTCTGGTTTAAAAACCGCATGGCACATCGATCCTTCATGGAGTCTATACGGAGATTTTGCTTTAGCAACTCTTTGGAGCCAGTTTAATGTTACTAGAAGAGACACACGAACTGATAGCCGAAATCCAGGAGCTGGAAATCCTTCACTTAATACACCAATTACATCCATTCATGTGGAAGATAATTTTCATACCATCAAAGGTGTACTAGAATTTGGGATGGGTCTTAGAGGAGAGTGGTGGTTTTTTGAAAACCGTTACCACTTTATGATCCAAGCAGGATGGGAAGAACAACTCTGGATTAATCACAACAACTTTGAAAAAGTGCTTGTTGTGCAGGCTGATCATGGGGATTTAATCTTGCAAGGACTCACAATAAAACTACGTTTCGATTTCTAG
- a CDS encoding Lpg1974 family pore-forming outer membrane protein yields the protein MEVKLRKIWPLVGALCATVFSSAFAHSNYSSGSSYGSSMDSSNGSTQSGQGTYQRGTFREITPNAGPRVAHGADVFVTADFIWWKATQDGLNYAMSGVASPANFDQLSSTVGVTGRGSVSDPSFGWDPGFKVGLGLNLSHDGWDLYTQYTWLHSSASSSSKGIGITNSVNSVVAAIALDPALNNAVRNADWDLHFNVIDLELGRSFYLSQYLVIRPHFGLKGTWQEQDFKTKITADSSSFSPDLATASYNSHQDHDTWGLGIRGGVNLAWYMTKSWSIFGNVAWSAMWTHYDVDRKDQLTLLDNSETNLQLVNTEMNNYRVRYVSELELGLRWEMWFYDDNYHFAIQAGWEEQVWLSYGNFIRLYNDTQGDLSLHGLNLKFRFDF from the coding sequence ATGGAAGTGAAACTCAGGAAAATCTGGCCTCTAGTAGGGGCACTGTGTGCAACTGTGTTTAGTTCTGCTTTTGCTCATAGCAACTACTCTAGTGGTAGCAGCTATGGATCTAGTATGGATTCAAGCAATGGTAGCACGCAATCAGGACAAGGAACCTACCAACGTGGGACCTTTAGAGAAATTACACCAAACGCAGGACCTCGTGTCGCTCACGGCGCTGATGTTTTTGTCACCGCTGACTTCATCTGGTGGAAAGCTACGCAAGACGGGCTTAACTACGCCATGAGCGGTGTAGCTTCACCTGCGAATTTTGACCAGTTGTCTTCTACAGTCGGTGTAACTGGACGAGGTAGCGTAAGCGACCCAAGTTTTGGCTGGGACCCAGGTTTTAAGGTGGGGCTTGGTCTGAACCTCAGTCACGACGGTTGGGATTTGTATACCCAATACACATGGCTTCATAGCTCTGCATCCAGTTCGTCAAAAGGGATTGGGATTACTAACTCAGTTAACTCAGTTGTGGCAGCAATTGCCCTAGACCCAGCACTAAACAATGCTGTTCGAAATGCTGACTGGGATCTTCACTTCAATGTGATTGACCTTGAGCTAGGAAGAAGTTTCTACCTCAGCCAGTATCTCGTAATACGGCCTCACTTTGGTCTCAAAGGAACTTGGCAAGAGCAGGACTTCAAAACAAAAATTACCGCTGATTCTTCTTCTTTTAGTCCAGACCTTGCAACTGCCTCATATAACTCGCACCAAGACCATGACACATGGGGACTCGGTATACGCGGTGGTGTGAACCTTGCTTGGTACATGACAAAAAGCTGGAGTATATTTGGAAATGTTGCATGGAGTGCAATGTGGACTCATTACGATGTTGACCGTAAAGATCAGCTAACTCTCTTAGATAACTCAGAAACAAACTTGCAACTTGTTAATACCGAGATGAACAACTATCGTGTTAGGTATGTTAGCGAGCTTGAACTAGGTCTGCGTTGGGAGATGTGGTTTTATGATGATAACTACCATTTTGCAATCCAAGCAGGATGGGAGGAACAAGTCTGGCTGAGTTACGGTAATTTCATCAGACTTTACAATGACACTCAAGGAGACCTAAGTCTTCACGGTCTCAACTTGAAATTCCGCTTTGATTTCTAA
- a CDS encoding Lpg1974 family pore-forming outer membrane protein: MNGLENRMNNLEGSSGNRSIHPITPCAGPKVHSGMDLNLSAVFLYWTARLDTLTYAKTGFGNLNSAASPNKGDVQSVDWSWDPGFKLGMGWNFCHGCWDMALQYTWFYTNVGDSKRSQFLQPGFEIFTPAFQSMDVPQFDKAHAHYDLHYQVGDLELGRNFYVSKSLKLRPFFGVKGTWQKQDYNVFYETIPLQVIFQQLLFNYSARFDHSLWGIGVHGGLNTSWQFSKVFSLYGNMSFSGMWLHYDIHRKDTCALMDENQPFQAEISTVNIQDRLRIIKPVIEMSIGLRAETYYSRGRYHILLEAGWESQIWVNQTLFISLSDNYDRFDLNLQGLTAKVRFDF; this comes from the coding sequence ATGAATGGACTTGAGAACCGGATGAACAATTTGGAAGGCTCTTCCGGTAATCGATCGATACATCCGATTACCCCATGCGCGGGACCAAAGGTTCATAGCGGAATGGACCTCAATCTCTCAGCTGTATTTCTTTATTGGACTGCTCGTTTAGATACTCTCACCTATGCAAAAACAGGATTTGGTAATCTCAATAGCGCTGCTTCTCCGAATAAAGGCGATGTCCAATCAGTTGATTGGTCTTGGGATCCAGGCTTTAAATTAGGTATGGGATGGAACTTCTGTCATGGCTGTTGGGATATGGCTCTCCAGTATACATGGTTTTATACAAATGTGGGAGATTCGAAACGCTCTCAGTTTCTACAACCCGGATTTGAAATCTTCACTCCAGCTTTTCAAAGCATGGATGTTCCCCAATTTGATAAAGCACATGCCCATTATGATCTTCATTACCAAGTGGGAGACCTTGAACTAGGAAGAAATTTTTATGTCAGTAAATCTCTGAAACTTCGCCCATTTTTTGGAGTTAAAGGAACATGGCAAAAACAAGACTACAATGTCTTTTACGAAACGATCCCTCTTCAAGTCATCTTCCAACAACTTCTCTTTAACTACTCTGCTCGCTTCGATCATTCCCTATGGGGGATTGGTGTGCATGGGGGGCTAAATACCTCTTGGCAATTCTCAAAAGTTTTCAGCCTCTATGGAAATATGTCATTTTCTGGAATGTGGCTTCACTACGATATACATCGCAAAGATACTTGTGCTCTTATGGATGAAAACCAACCTTTCCAAGCTGAAATTTCAACCGTTAACATCCAAGATCGCCTACGCATTATCAAACCTGTGATCGAGATGTCAATTGGACTTCGCGCAGAGACTTATTATTCCCGCGGTCGCTACCACATTCTTTTAGAAGCTGGATGGGAATCCCAAATCTGGGTCAACCAAACGCTCTTTATTTCACTCAGCGATAACTACGATCGATTTGATCTCAACCTTCAAGGGCTTACAGCAAAGGTTCGCTTTGACTTTTAG